From the genome of Dehalobacter sp., one region includes:
- a CDS encoding type II toxin-antitoxin system prevent-host-death family antitoxin: MITTTISDFRKDIKKYLDNVTRNFETLIINRGKDTGVVIMSIDEYNSLAATQHELSSKANEKRLDSAIEKLKSKKAFQKELLEQ, translated from the coding sequence ATGATAACAACAACAATATCAGACTTCAGAAAAGATATCAAGAAATATCTTGATAACGTTACGCGGAATTTTGAAACTCTAATAATCAATAGAGGTAAAGATACAGGAGTCGTTATCATGTCTATTGATGAATATAATTCCTTGGCTGCAACCCAGCATGAACTTTCATCAAAAGCTAATGAGAAACGACTTGATTCTGCTATAGAAAAATTGAAAAGTAAAAAGGCATTTCAAAAAGAATTGCTCGAACAATGA